A window from Fragaria vesca subsp. vesca linkage group LG5, FraVesHawaii_1.0, whole genome shotgun sequence encodes these proteins:
- the LOC101313019 gene encoding RING finger protein 150-like: MGLSNFPGTSEGVLPVLVMNTVLSVALLKSMVRSVFQVMSGANVAASTQNLEEDGPDGCNTRERRVSVARYKSMCHKRSKRGGGSRLAMMVECCVCLCGFEEEQEVSELSCKHFFHKGCLEKWFDNDHTTCPLCRSVC, encoded by the coding sequence ATGGGGCTGTCGAACTTTCCGGGGACATCGGAGGGGGTGCTACCGGTGCTGGTAATGAACACGGTGCTGTCGGTGGCGCTGCTCAAGAGCATGGTGAGATCCGTGTTCCAAGTAATGAGTGGCGCCAATGTGGCTGCGTCGACTCAGAACCTAGAGGAGGATGGTCCAGATGGGTGTAACACTAGAGAGAGACGAGTCTCGGTGGCGCGGTACAAGTCGATGTGCCACAAGAGAAGCAAGAGAGGAGGAGGGAGCAGATTGGCTATGATGGTGGAGTGTTGTGTGTGTCTGTGTGGTTTTGAAGAGGAGCAGGAGGTTAGTGAATTGTCTTGCAAGCATTTCTTCCACAAAGGTTGCTTGGAGAAGTGGTTTGATAATGACCATACTACTTGCCCTCTCTGCCGCTCTGTTTGCTAA
- the LOC101313310 gene encoding uncharacterized protein LOC101313310, protein MGILSRSAVSRKPNETMRLIVTTFVGVVFGFLIGVSFPTLSLTKLNLSSSLLPSVDLSYNDNGKSSVSDFYSYVKKNSSSSQSQRVNDTSKIWVPTNPRGAEMLPPGIVEAESDFYLRRLWGKPSEDLTTKPRYLVTFTVGINQKKNIDAAVKKFSEDFTILLFHYDGITTEWDDLEWSKRAIHVSVRKQTKWWYAKRFLHPDIVAPYDYIFIWDEDLGVEHFNAEEYIKLVRKHGLEISQPGLEPNKGLTWQMTKRRGDREVHKQTQEKPGWCTDPHLPPCAAFVEIMAPVFSRSAWRCVWHMIQNDLVHGWGLDFALRKCVEPAHEKIGVVDSQWIVHQTVPSLGNQGESQNGKAPWQGVRERCRKEWTMFQMRVANAESAYFNAMETYNSTNSH, encoded by the exons ATGGGAATCCTTTCACGCAG TGCGGTTAGTAGAAAACCGAATGAGACTATGAGGCTTATTGTGACAACTTTTGTAGGAGTAGTTTTTGGATTCTTGATAGGTGTATCCTTTCCAACATTGTCATTAACAAAG CTGAATCTCTCATCCAGCCTTCTTCCATCAGTTGATCTATCATACAATGACAATGGGAAATCAAGTGTCTCAGATTTTTATTCTTATGTGAAGAAAAATAGTAGCTCTTCTCAATCTCAGAGAGTAAATGATACATCTAAG ATTTGGGTGCCCACAAATCCTAGAGGTGCAGAAATGCTACCCCCAGGAATTGTTGAAGCTGAGTCGGATTTCTACTTGCGCAGATTATGGGGCAAGCCTAGTGAG GACTTAACAACCAAACCTAGGTACCTTGTGACATTCACTGTGGGTATCAATCAGAAAAAGAATATTGATGCAGCTGTGAAAAAG TTTTCAGAGGACTTCACGATTCTTCTTTTCCATTACGATGGGATAACAACTGAATGGGATGACCTGGAGTGGTCTAAGCGGGCTATACATGTTAGTGTTCGCAAGCAAACTAAATG GTGGTATGCCAAGCGATTTTTGCATCCTGACATTGTGGCCCCTTACGATTACATATTTATCTGGGATGAAGACCTCGGAGTTGAGCATTTTAATGCTGAAGA ATACATAAAGCTAGTCAGGAAGCATGGTTTGGAAATTTCACAGCCTGGTTTAGAACCTAACAAAGGATTGACATGGCAGATGACAAAGAGAAGAGGTGACCGTGAAGTTCACAA ACAAACACAGGAGAAACCAGGCTGGTGCACTGACCCACATCTGCCACCATGTGCAGC GTTTGTTGAGATCATGGCTCCTGTATTTTCCCGAAGCGCCTGGCGCTGTGTGTGGCATATGATTCAG AATGACTTGGTCCATGGGTGGGGTCTCGACTTTGCCCTTAGAAAATGTGTAGAG CCTGCCCATGAGAAGATAGGAGTTGTAGATTCTCAGTGGATTGTTCATCAAACTGTTCCATCACTTGGTAATCAG GGTGAATCACAAAACGGAAAGGCACCATGGCAAGGG GTGAGGGAAAGGTGCAGAAAGGAATGGACAATGTTTCAGATGAGGGTCGCAAATGCAGAAAGTGCGTATTTTAACGCAATGGAGACGTATAACTCGACAAACTCTCACTAG
- the LOC101305181 gene encoding uncharacterized protein LOC101305181 encodes MLLSSAITHQHPSNSTSTLLLPPIPPKLPSTSLKPTHRPHLVATASSSPTPQTIRHVTHTPSDGHPDSNNSMVPSASAVASAIRRASTSPVHFMQRIEKDQKNGIVLPSPDFQRLCIQQLDLFRRIVDPDALLSVYVRPAGSYVMDRLELRRVTCYPGVNASDIVILVGSFSATGFRAAEAVLSNHKVEVVAECKAMVFPMVKHPFVVGFLVAESPRMEMPPAGSVRGEGCDLIHCPTPEEAYALPRGSDVKSWDDHSLEDEPEQVATMYRFSAEQRSIAINISRSLAMAYIMDQKAMLLQQSSWQNNIRMSSLVEQIRGPLSSIRTLSKMLSLHTKRSEISYDIVEDILVQGDQVKDTLQQLQDAVYLTKANIMRYNEHDSTYVYPDARKSQLLNDLPSDSSSIKMQISREQLSLNAATKDIEMPMPPLALAPLQQDGIRPCNVSDILVDLVEAVKPLAHNQQRVVELSELGKSLEVAVEEPALRQALSNLIESALLRTHAGGKVEIVSTGAPAGGALVVIDDNGPDMHYMTQMHSLAPFGTDLLSENMVEDNMTWNFVAGLTVAREILESYGCVVRVISPRNTDAAVGAGGTRVELWLPSLMEFSGTDGPLLDA; translated from the exons ATGCTTCTCTCTTCTGCAATCACTCACCAACACCCCTCAAATTCCACTTCTACCCTCCTCCTTCCCCCTATTCCCCCCAAACTCCCCTCCACCTCCCTCAAACCCACTCACAGACCTCACCTCGTCGCCACCGCCTCCTCCTCCCCCACCCCCCAAACCATCCGCCACGTCACCCACACCCCCTCCGATGGCCACCCCGACTCCAACAACTCCATGGTCCCCTCCGCCTCCGCCGTCGCCTCCGCCATCCGCAGAGCCTCCACCTCCCCCGTCCACTTCATGCAGAGAATCGAAAAGGATCAGAAAAACGGCATTGTTTTGCCTAGCCCCGACTTCCAGCGCCTCTGCATTCAGCAGCTCGACCTCTTCCGCCGTATCGTCGATCCCGACGCTCTCCTCTCC GTATATGTAAGACCAGCTGGTAGTTATGTGATGGACCGGTTAGAGCTGCGTAGAGTGACTTGCTATCCGGGAGTGAATGCATCAGATATTGTGATTTTAGTTGGAAGTTTTAGTGCTACTGGTTTTCGCGCCGCCGAGGCTGTTCTTTCCAATCACAAA GTGGAAGTTGTAGCCGAGTGTAAAGCTATGGTGTTTCCTATGGTGAAGCACCCTTTTGTGGTGGGGTTCTTGGTTGCTGAGTCACCGAGGATGGAAATGCCGCCGGCTGGGAGTGTCCGGGGTGAAGGCTGTGATTTGATTCACTGCCCGACTCCGGAGGAAGCCTATGCGTTGCCCCGGGGCTCTGATGTCAAGTCTTGGGATGATCACTCTTTGGAGGATGAGCCGGAACAAGTAGCGACTATGTACAGGTTTAGTGCGGAGCAGAGGTCAATTGCTATCAACATTTCTCGGTCTTTGGCTATGGCATATATTATGGATCAG AAAGCAATGTTACTCCAGCAATCGTCGTGGCAGAATAACATAAGGATGAGCAGTCTCGTTGAGCAG ATTCGTGGTCCTCTTTCTAGCATTCGAACTTTAAGTAAAATGTTGTCCTTGCATACAAAGAGAAGTGAG ATTTCTTATGACATTGTTGAAGATATACTGGTACAAGGCGATCAAGTGAAAGATACCCTTCAGCAACTCCAAGATGCTGTTTACTTGACTAAG GCTAATATTATGCGCTATAACGAACATGACTCTACATATGTCTATCCTGATGCACGGAAGTCCCAATTATTGAATGACTTGCCAAGTGATAGTTCCAGCATAAAGATGCAAATTTCTCGTGAACAACTTTCTTTAAATGCTGCAACCAAAGATATAGAAATGCCGATGCCACCTCTAGCCCTTGCTCCTTTACAGCAAGATGGAATTAG ACCATGCAATGTTTCTGATATACTGGTAGATTTGGTAGAAGCTGTAAAACCTCTTGCCCATAACCAGCAGCGTGTAGTAGAACTCAGTGAACTTGGAAAATCTTTGGAAGTAGCTGTCGAAGAACCTGCTTTACGACAGGCTCTGAGCAATTTAATCGAAAGTGCATTATTGCGTACACATGCTGGGGGAAAGGTAGAAATTGTGTCTACTGGAGCTCCAGCAGGAGGTGCTCTTGTAGTAATTGATGACAATGGGCCTGACATGCATTATATG ACACAAATGCATTCCCTCGCACCCTTTGGAACTGATCTCCTCTCAGAAAATATGGTTGAAGACAACATGACATGGAATTTTGTTGCTGGGCTGACTGTTGCTCGCGAGATACTCGAAAGTTATGGTTGTGTTGTCCGTGTCATATCACCTCGGAACACAGATGCTGCCGTTGGAGCAGGTGGAACTCGAGTCGAACTCTGGCTTCCTTCTCTCATGGAATTCTCTGGTACTGATGGCCCCCTTCTGGATGCATAG
- the LOC101305476 gene encoding uncharacterized protein LOC101305476, producing MTTTAQNAAVSHPELSPSISAPPDSVSAFSSLKRKRPPKIEIPNVLQEIKTEKKHAQRNGVVCFGGNGVAVFSAKGKKKFMEDAHKIVSCLEGNSKRGFFGVYDGHGGSKAAAFAAENLHSNIIEMMEGCTEKEEAFRAAYLKTDQDFLKQGVGSGTCCVTALVDEQEVVISNLGDCRAVLSRGGVAEALTTDHTAAQESERQRIQDKGGYVEFHRGAWRVHGILSVSRSIGDAHLKDWVLGVPETKILQLTPDMEFVVLASDGLWEKVGNQEAIDSATRIYSVQKKMAPPGNGLKVNEEDHRCDYGYVNVSPSSKLRRISLVKHPKGTQSPGYKKTLFSSKDADNDFPSENESPPSKPRRLSMVKRVNIKTESPIKEKTLHQKNSGCTMSPASGGLVTACKELVSLALSRGSLDDITVMIIDLNHFRCIPACFSAGAAHQRPADHDPAGVIRSGQSLVMSVYSTKIAGRCRLITVTWCKNLLLHGLSVSVQGQEGEDAYRCKVELKPWYFWRKTGAKQFMVDGITVDVVWDLKAAKFNGETEPQSDYYVAFVCEEEVVLLVGDQKKDAYRRTGCRPSLIEPILVSRKEHLFGKRKYSTGIQFHEQGKGKFHEILIECNNNSNNSVTGSGADPELEIKIDGNQAIHVKHLQWKFRGNESVDVNKTKVEVYYDVHDWLFGSGPRYGMFIFKPIPSESAESSLSTTAQVLTHHQKSRGGLEDEDDDSAGGSSGFSLLVYAWKVE from the exons ATGACGACCACCGCACAAAACGCCGCCGTTTCACACCCCGAGCTCTCTCCATCAATCTCCGCCCCGCCGGATTCAGTCTCCGCGTTTTCTTCCCTAAAGCGGAAGCGGCCACCGAAGATCGAGATCCCGAACGTCCTGCAAGAAATTAAAACCGAGAAGAAGCACGCGCAGCGAAACGGCGTCGTTTGCTTCGGCGGGAACGGAGTGGCGGTCTTCTCCGCGAAAGGCAAGAAGAAGTTCATGGAAGACGCGCATAAGATTGTTTCTTGCTTAGAGGGCAACTCGAAGAGA GGTTTCTTTGGGGTTTATGATGGGCATGGTGGAAGTAAAGCTGCAGCGTTTGCTGCTGAGAATTTGCATAGCAATATAATTGAAATGATGGAAGGTTGTACAGAAAAAGAAGAGGCGTTTAGAGCTGCGTATCTGAAAACAGACCAGGATTTTTTGAAGCAG GGTGTTGGGAGTGGTACATGCTGTGTGACTGCGTTAGTCGATGAGCAGGAGGTTGTTATTTCGAACTTGGGAGATTGTAGGGCTGTTCTCTCTAGAGGTGGAGTGGCGGAAGCTCTTACAACGGATCATACTGCGGCACAGGAGAGCGAACGCCAAAGAATACAGGATAAG GGAGGATATGTGGAGTTCCATAGAGGAGCATGGAGGGTCCATGGGATTCTCTCTGTTTCGAGAAGCATTGGAGATGCTCATTTGAAGGACTGGGTGCTGGGGGTGCCTGAAACAAAGATCTTACAGCTGACTCCTGATATGGAATTTGTTGTATTAGCTTCAGATGGTCTGTGGGAAAAG GTTGGGAACCAAGAAGCAATTGACTCGGCGACACGAATATATTCAGTTCAGAAGAAAATGGCACCCCCAGGAAATGGACTGAAAGTTAACGAAGAGGACCATCGGTGT GATTATGGCTATGTCAACGTGAGCCCTTCATCGAAGTTGCGAAGGATTTCCTTGGTTAAGCATCCAAAAGGGACCCAATCTCCAGGCTACAAGAAGACACTCTTCAGCTCTAAAGATGCTGATAATGACTTCCCAAGTGAAAATGAAAGCCCTCCATCAAAGCCAAGAAGGTTATCAATGGTAAAGCGAGTAAATATAAAGACTGAATCTCCCATAAAAGAGAAGA CCCTCCATCAAA AGAACAGTGGATGTACAATGAGCCCTGCCTCTGGTGGATTGGTGACTGCTTGCAAGGAGCTTGTGAGCCTTGCTCTGAGTAGAGGTAGTTTGGACGACATTACCGTAATGATAATTGATCTCAATCATTTCAGATGC ATTCCTGCTTGCTTTTCGGCCGGTGCTGCTCATCAGAGGCCGGCTGATCATGATCCGGCGGGTGTGATCAGGTCAGGACAGAGCTTGGTTATGTCAGTTTATAGTACAAAGATTGCTGGCCGGTGCCGGTTGATCACAGTTACTTGGTGCAAGAACCTACTGCTACATGGCCTCTCTGTTTCTGTTCAAGGCCAAGAAGGAGAGGATGCCTATAGATGCAAGGTTGAGCTGAAGCCCTGGTACTTTTGGAGGAAGACTGGCGCCAAACAGTTCATGGTGGATGGTATCACAGTTGATGTAGTCTGGGACCTCAAAGCTGCCAAGTTCAATGGTGAAACCGAGCCACAGTCGGACTATTATGTTGCCTTTGTGTGTGAAGAAGAGGTGGTTCTGCTTGTTGGTGATCAGAAGAAAGATGCCTATAGAAGAACAGGTTGCAGACCATCACTGATTGAGCCTATCTTGGTTTCAAGGAAGGAGCATTTGTTTGGTAAGAGGAAGTACTCAACAGGGATCCAGTTTCATGAACAAGGAAAGGGAAAGTTTCATGAGATTTTAATCGAGTGCAACAACAACAGCAACAATTCTGTAACCGGGTCCGGGGCTGATCCAGAGTTGGAGATAAAGATTGATGGGAACCAAGCCATTCATGTCAAGCACCTTCAATGGAAGTTCAGAGGCAATGAGTCTGTTGATGTGAACAAAACCAAAGTTGAAGTCTATTATGATGTTCATGATTGGCTCTTTGGCTCTGGTCCAAGGTATGGGATGTTCATATTCAAGCCAATACCATCAGAATCTGCAGAGTCTTCTTTATCAACAACAGCCCAAGTTTTGACTCATCATCAAAAATCAAGGGGTGGATTAGAAGATGAGGATGATGATAGTGCAGGTGGGTCATCTGGATTTTCCTTACTGGTTTATGCTTGGAAAGTGGAATGA